A single Rattus norvegicus strain BN/NHsdMcwi chromosome 5, GRCr8, whole genome shotgun sequence DNA region contains:
- the Ccne2 gene encoding G1/S-specific cyclin-E2, translating into MSRRSSRLQAKQQHARPNQPDSPQEAQIIQAKKRKTAQDVKKRTEEITKKHQYEIRNCWPPVLSGGISPCIIIETPHKEIGTSDFSRFTNYRFKNLFINPSPLPDLSWACSQEVWQNMLQKESRYVHDKHFEVLHSDLEPQMRSILLDWLLEVCEVYTLHRETFYLAQDFFDRFMLTQKDVNKNMLQLIGITSLFIASKLEEIYAPKLQEFAYVTDGACSEVDILKMELNILKALKWELCPVTVISWLNLFLQVDAVKDIPKVLLPQYSQETFIQIAQLLDLCILAIDSLEFQYRILAAAALCHFTSIEVVKKASGLEWDDISECVDWMVPFVSVVKSVSPVKLKTFKKIPMEDRHNIQTHTNYLALLNEVNYVNIFRKGGQLSPVCNGGIMTPPKSTEKPPVKF; encoded by the exons ATGTCAAGACGCAG TAGCCGTTTACAAGCTAAGCAGCAGCATGCCCGGCCCAACCAGCCAGACTCTCCACAAGAAGCCCAGATAATTCAGGCCAAGAAGAGAAAAACAGCACAG GATGTCAAAAAAAGAACAGAGGAGATCACCAAGAAGCATCAGTATGAGATTAGG AATTGTTGGCCACCTGTACTGTCTGGAGGAATCAGTCCTTGCATTATCATTGAAACGCCCCATAAAGAAATAGGAACAAGTGACTTCTCTAGGTTTACAAACTAcagatttaaaaatctttttattaatcCCTCACCTCTGCCAGACTTAAG CTGGGCATGTTCACAGGAGGTTTGGCAAAACATGCTACAAAAGGAAAGCAGATACGTGCATGACAAACATTTTGAAGTTCTGCATTCTGACCTGGAACCACAAATGAGGTCAATACTTTTAGACTGGCTTTTAGAG GTCTGTGAAGTATATACTCTTCATAGGGAAACATTTTACCTTGCCCAAGACTTTTTTGACAGATTTATGTTGACACAAAaggatgtaaataaaaatatgcttCAACTCATTGGGATTACCTCATTGTTCATTGCTTCCAAACTTGAG GAAATCTACGCTCCCAAGCTCCAAGAGTTTGCTTATGTCACTGATGGTGCTTGCAGTGAAGTAGATATCTTAAAGATGGAACTCAATATATTAAAG GCTTTAAAATGGGAACTTTGTCCAGTAACAGTCATTTCCTGGTTGAATCTTTTTCTCCAAGTTGATGCTGTTAAAGACATTCCTAAGGTTCTTCTACCTCAGTATTCTCAGGAGACGTTCATCCAAATAGCTCAG CTTTTAGATCTGTGCATTCTAGCCATTGACTCTTTAGAATTTCAATACAGAATTCTGGCCGCCGCTGCCTTATGCCATTTTACTTCCATCGAAGTGGTTAAGAAAGCTTCAG GTTTGGAATGGGATGACATCTCAGAATGTGTAGACTGGATGGTGCCTTTTGTCAGTGTTGTAAAAAGTGTAAGTCCAGTGAAGCTGAAGACTTTTAAGAAGATACCCATGGAGGACAGACACAATATCCAGACACACACAAATTACTTGGCTTTGCTG AATGAAGTAAACTATGTGAACATCTTCAGAAAAGGAGGGCAGTTGTCACCAGTGTGTAATGGAGGCATTATGACACCACCGAAGAGCACTGAGAAACCACCAGTAAAGTTCTGA
- the Ccne2 gene encoding G1/S-specific cyclin-E2 isoform X2 encodes MSRRSRLQAKQQHARPNQPDSPQEAQIIQAKKRKTAQDVKKRTEEITKKHQYEIRNCWPPVLSGGISPCIIIETPHKEIGTSDFSRFTNYRFKNLFINPSPLPDLSWACSQEVWQNMLQKESRYVHDKHFEVLHSDLEPQMRSILLDWLLEVCEVYTLHRETFYLAQDFFDRFMLTQKDVNKNMLQLIGITSLFIASKLEEIYAPKLQEFAYVTDGACSEVDILKMELNILKALKWELCPVTVISWLNLFLQVDAVKDIPKVLLPQYSQETFIQIAQLLDLCILAIDSLEFQYRILAAAALCHFTSIEVVKKASGLEWDDISECVDWMVPFVSVVKSVSPVKLKTFKKIPMEDRHNIQTHTNYLALLNEVNYVNIFRKGGQLSPVCNGGIMTPPKSTEKPPVKF; translated from the exons ATGTCAAGACGCAG CCGTTTACAAGCTAAGCAGCAGCATGCCCGGCCCAACCAGCCAGACTCTCCACAAGAAGCCCAGATAATTCAGGCCAAGAAGAGAAAAACAGCACAG GATGTCAAAAAAAGAACAGAGGAGATCACCAAGAAGCATCAGTATGAGATTAGG AATTGTTGGCCACCTGTACTGTCTGGAGGAATCAGTCCTTGCATTATCATTGAAACGCCCCATAAAGAAATAGGAACAAGTGACTTCTCTAGGTTTACAAACTAcagatttaaaaatctttttattaatcCCTCACCTCTGCCAGACTTAAG CTGGGCATGTTCACAGGAGGTTTGGCAAAACATGCTACAAAAGGAAAGCAGATACGTGCATGACAAACATTTTGAAGTTCTGCATTCTGACCTGGAACCACAAATGAGGTCAATACTTTTAGACTGGCTTTTAGAG GTCTGTGAAGTATATACTCTTCATAGGGAAACATTTTACCTTGCCCAAGACTTTTTTGACAGATTTATGTTGACACAAAaggatgtaaataaaaatatgcttCAACTCATTGGGATTACCTCATTGTTCATTGCTTCCAAACTTGAG GAAATCTACGCTCCCAAGCTCCAAGAGTTTGCTTATGTCACTGATGGTGCTTGCAGTGAAGTAGATATCTTAAAGATGGAACTCAATATATTAAAG GCTTTAAAATGGGAACTTTGTCCAGTAACAGTCATTTCCTGGTTGAATCTTTTTCTCCAAGTTGATGCTGTTAAAGACATTCCTAAGGTTCTTCTACCTCAGTATTCTCAGGAGACGTTCATCCAAATAGCTCAG CTTTTAGATCTGTGCATTCTAGCCATTGACTCTTTAGAATTTCAATACAGAATTCTGGCCGCCGCTGCCTTATGCCATTTTACTTCCATCGAAGTGGTTAAGAAAGCTTCAG GTTTGGAATGGGATGACATCTCAGAATGTGTAGACTGGATGGTGCCTTTTGTCAGTGTTGTAAAAAGTGTAAGTCCAGTGAAGCTGAAGACTTTTAAGAAGATACCCATGGAGGACAGACACAATATCCAGACACACACAAATTACTTGGCTTTGCTG AATGAAGTAAACTATGTGAACATCTTCAGAAAAGGAGGGCAGTTGTCACCAGTGTGTAATGGAGGCATTATGACACCACCGAAGAGCACTGAGAAACCACCAGTAAAGTTCTGA